A DNA window from Deinococcus sonorensis KR-87 contains the following coding sequences:
- a CDS encoding EAL domain-containing protein, with translation MTGQTNAAEALLHQAREQRGHDDRRAVLLFEQAVSAARREAAPALLADALNGLAGLEHAQGDSQSALVHLDEALRLREQLQDPEGVGVVLCNIGAVHLELGSHNTALEYLLQADAVAEKGTPARVASIATNLARTHDALGAHEEAGAQYRRALALIRQAGHPFGEAVIAVNHADLLRRQRAFAASGELLQQALTLGAGAVAACAWHGLGQLRRDEGRLTEALDAFTEALQQAGSDLDARLDACCGAGEVLLDLGLPEDALRLLDEACRSARQGQRARIHARALSLRARGVAQRGDPAATLEALQEAHQAETQVLRAEGERRTRDLVARGVLDQARVRLEREQARYELERATREQHAREQAARLAELERLALYDALTGLPNRLLLAERTRTALEAATRRGGQLALGALDLNKFKAVNDTHGHHVGDLLLQGVAARLSAVLGPQQTVARTGGDEFVLLTEDADDHQLRELAGQIRQAFSEPFFLDGVELNMRPSLGFARYPEDGTSMAALLERADHAMYRAKARGSDYERCTHPTALAPATLESALHGAVRGGELHLLYQPLEDRHGRWHSAEALLRWRSPVYGNVTPDQFLPLAERSGLSLPLGEWTLTQACAQLATLPGLRLAVNVSARQLADPGLPALVQRAVQQAGLEPARLSLEVREDVVARAPERSRQALTALRETGVRLTLDDFGGSHTHLEGLQRLPVHAVKLDRTLVQGLDRGTRGGALVAAVVHLARALDLEVMAKGVETQAQQAQLREIGVHNLQGFLISAPLDLPALQARLGVAEAAH, from the coding sequence ATGACTGGCCAGACAAACGCCGCCGAGGCGCTGCTGCATCAGGCGCGCGAGCAGCGCGGCCACGACGACCGGCGGGCGGTGCTGCTGTTCGAGCAGGCGGTCAGCGCCGCCCGCCGGGAAGCTGCCCCCGCCCTGCTGGCCGACGCGCTGAACGGGCTGGCCGGTCTGGAACACGCCCAGGGCGACAGCCAGAGTGCTCTGGTGCATCTGGACGAGGCCCTGCGACTGCGCGAGCAGCTGCAGGACCCGGAGGGCGTGGGGGTGGTGCTGTGCAACATCGGGGCGGTGCACTTGGAACTGGGCAGCCACAACACCGCGCTGGAATACCTGTTGCAGGCCGACGCCGTGGCGGAGAAGGGCACGCCCGCCCGGGTGGCCAGCATCGCCACCAACCTGGCCCGGACCCACGACGCGCTGGGCGCCCACGAGGAGGCGGGCGCGCAGTACCGGCGCGCGCTGGCGCTGATCCGGCAGGCCGGGCATCCGTTCGGGGAGGCGGTGATTGCGGTGAACCACGCGGACCTGCTGCGGCGGCAGCGGGCGTTTGCGGCGTCCGGGGAGCTGCTGCAGCAGGCGCTGACGCTGGGCGCCGGGGCGGTGGCCGCCTGCGCCTGGCACGGCCTGGGCCAGCTGCGCCGCGACGAGGGCCGCCTGACCGAGGCGCTGGACGCCTTCACCGAGGCGCTGCAACAGGCGGGCAGCGACCTGGACGCACGCCTGGATGCCTGCTGCGGCGCCGGCGAGGTGCTGCTGGACCTGGGGCTGCCGGAGGACGCCCTGCGGCTGCTGGACGAGGCCTGCCGGAGCGCGCGGCAGGGCCAGCGCGCCCGCATCCATGCCCGCGCGCTGTCCCTGAGGGCCAGGGGCGTGGCGCAGCGGGGCGATCCGGCCGCTACCCTGGAGGCGCTGCAAGAGGCACACCAGGCCGAGACGCAGGTGCTGCGGGCCGAGGGCGAGCGGCGCACCCGCGACCTGGTGGCGCGCGGCGTGCTCGATCAGGCGCGGGTCCGGCTGGAGCGGGAGCAGGCCCGCTACGAGCTGGAACGCGCCACCCGCGAGCAGCACGCACGCGAGCAGGCGGCCCGGCTGGCCGAGCTGGAACGGCTGGCGCTGTATGACGCCCTGACCGGCCTGCCGAACCGGCTGCTGCTGGCCGAACGCACCCGCACGGCGCTGGAAGCCGCGACCCGGCGCGGCGGTCAGCTCGCGCTGGGCGCGCTGGACCTCAACAAGTTCAAGGCGGTCAACGACACGCACGGCCACCACGTCGGCGACCTGCTGCTGCAGGGCGTGGCGGCCCGGCTGTCGGCGGTGCTGGGGCCGCAGCAGACGGTGGCCCGCACCGGGGGCGACGAGTTCGTGCTGCTCACCGAGGACGCCGACGACCACCAGCTGCGGGAGCTGGCCGGGCAGATCCGTCAGGCCTTCAGTGAGCCGTTCTTCCTGGACGGCGTGGAGCTGAACATGCGCCCCAGCCTGGGGTTCGCCCGCTACCCGGAGGACGGCACCAGCATGGCCGCCCTGCTGGAACGCGCCGACCACGCCATGTACCGGGCCAAGGCGCGGGGCAGCGACTACGAACGCTGCACCCACCCCACCGCCCTCGCGCCGGCCACGCTGGAGTCGGCGCTGCACGGGGCGGTGCGCGGCGGGGAGCTGCATCTGCTGTACCAGCCGCTGGAGGACCGCCACGGGCGCTGGCACTCGGCGGAAGCGCTGCTGCGCTGGCGCAGTCCGGTGTACGGCAATGTCACCCCCGACCAGTTCCTGCCGCTGGCCGAGCGCAGTGGCCTGAGCCTCCCGCTGGGCGAGTGGACCCTGACCCAGGCGTGTGCCCAGCTGGCGACCCTGCCGGGCCTGAGGCTGGCGGTCAACGTCTCGGCCCGGCAGCTGGCTGACCCGGGCCTGCCGGCACTGGTTCAGCGGGCCGTACAACAGGCGGGCCTGGAGCCGGCGCGGCTGTCGCTGGAGGTGCGCGAGGACGTGGTGGCGCGCGCGCCCGAGCGGTCCCGGCAGGCGCTCACCGCTCTGCGCGAGACCGGCGTCCGGCTGACCCTGGATGATTTCGGCGGCAGCCACACGCACCTGGAAGGGCTGCAGCGGCTGCCGGTCCACGCGGTGAAACTGGACCGGACGCTGGTGCAGGGGCTGGACCGCGGAACACGCGGTGGTGCGTTGGTGGCGGCGGTGGTGCATCTGGCCCGCGCGCTGGACCTGGAGGTGATGGCCAAGGGTGTGGAGACTCAGGCACAGCAGGCCCAGCTGCGCGAGATCGGCGTCCATAATCTGCAGGGCTTCCTGATCTCGGCCCCGCTGGACCTGCCGGCGCTGCAGGCCCGGCTCGGTGTGGCGGAAGCAGCGCACTGA
- a CDS encoding cation:proton antiporter — protein MQSGELLGIFTTLVALLSYLNSRYWRLPPTIGILLGGLAMAAVVRALDLLGLPPGPQVRAVVQSLPFDTLVLQGLLGFLLFASATQLDVRALMRERRAVVAATLLTTLITMLLIGTGVYLLLRLMGPAVSWTQALLFGAIIAPTDPVAVLPLLRAAHVPLRIQTLIAGESLFNDGVGVVAFTVLVAATPPNPETVTALGTVLLFLREMLGGLLLGALLGWLAVLLQRGTRDENTRLLVTLALVVGGTALAQRLEVSAPVTVAMSGLTLVALLQLWRRRAAQSGQLDRLSGEERHDLKRARLRIISFWNFVDYIVNAALFTVMAFEVLILSVTAQLWLLIPAVILITLLARTVGVWVPLTRLARRQPFMPYTRRLMIWSGLRGGVSLALAFNLPDSPVRNIWLVFTYALVVFSLLVQGLTIPLLARRIGRAAGEADPPAAPLT, from the coding sequence ATGCAGTCCGGTGAGCTCCTGGGCATCTTCACGACGCTGGTGGCGTTGCTGTCGTACCTGAACAGCCGGTACTGGCGGCTGCCGCCTACCATCGGCATCCTGCTGGGCGGGTTGGCGATGGCGGCAGTGGTGCGGGCGCTGGACCTGCTGGGCCTGCCGCCCGGCCCCCAGGTGCGCGCGGTGGTGCAGTCGCTGCCGTTCGACACGCTGGTGCTGCAGGGGCTGCTCGGCTTTCTGCTGTTCGCCAGCGCCACCCAGCTGGACGTCCGGGCGCTGATGCGGGAGCGGCGGGCGGTGGTCGCGGCCACCCTGCTCACCACCCTGATCACCATGCTGCTGATCGGGACCGGGGTGTACCTGCTGCTGCGCCTGATGGGGCCGGCGGTCTCGTGGACGCAGGCACTGCTGTTCGGCGCCATTATCGCGCCCACCGACCCGGTGGCCGTGCTTCCGCTGTTGCGCGCCGCCCACGTGCCGCTGCGCATTCAGACGCTGATCGCGGGCGAGTCGCTGTTCAACGACGGGGTGGGCGTGGTGGCCTTCACGGTGCTGGTCGCCGCCACGCCGCCGAATCCCGAAACGGTGACCGCGCTGGGTACGGTGCTGCTGTTCCTGCGCGAGATGCTGGGCGGCCTGCTGCTGGGCGCGCTGCTCGGCTGGCTGGCGGTGCTGCTGCAGCGGGGCACCCGAGACGAGAACACCCGGCTGCTCGTCACGCTGGCGCTGGTGGTAGGCGGTACGGCGCTGGCGCAGCGGCTGGAGGTCAGTGCGCCCGTCACCGTGGCGATGAGTGGCCTGACCCTGGTGGCCCTGCTTCAGCTGTGGCGGCGCCGCGCAGCCCAGAGCGGGCAGCTTGACCGGCTGTCCGGCGAGGAACGGCATGACCTGAAGCGGGCACGGCTGCGCATCATCAGCTTCTGGAATTTCGTGGACTACATCGTGAACGCGGCCCTGTTCACGGTGATGGCCTTCGAGGTGCTGATCCTGAGCGTCACCGCCCAGTTGTGGCTGCTGATCCCAGCGGTGATCCTGATCACCCTGCTGGCCCGGACCGTGGGTGTGTGGGTGCCGCTCACGCGGCTGGCCCGCCGCCAGCCATTCATGCCGTACACCCGGCGTCTGATGATCTGGTCCGGGCTGCGCGGGGGGGTGAGCCTTGCGCTGGCCTTCAATCTGCCGGACAGTCCGGTGCGGAACATCTGGTTGGTGTTCACCTACGCGCTGGTCGTGTTCAGCCTGCTCGTGCAGGGGCTGACCATCCCGCTGCTGGCCCGCCGTATCGGACGAGCTGCAGGCGAGGCCGATCCGCCTGCTGCGCCCCTCACCTGA